A window from Plasmodium gaboni strain SY75 chromosome 9, whole genome shotgun sequence encodes these proteins:
- a CDS encoding putative UBX domain, translating to MNEFIKLFMDMTKEDNEKKAATFLELYNWNVEEAISGYFKATNKKKSTEDVSTSNKKNENSEVNDQKNNITNKHINDDAGGNENTEKNNEDNEDNEDNKDNEDNEDSEDNEDSEDNEDSEDNEDSEDNEDSEDNKDSEDNKDNKDISDFSSISSSKDNIEEGNTLNGYEINEEEHVGRANFLYLLNHIGKTIFPIFKNLYNIMSTFFKILSTYIISSTTMATSAPTTSSPSTSSSSTSTSPSSLEPCSSSNDNGFTRYYENKYSKIHTNFFRGSLKEAINKSKREEKLLLVYLHIEYDDVSYFCEHVFNNLEMKSFVDENCILYAHDISKGDIKELSNTLNVFMLPQISIILTCYVTDMMELSIIYGKPSINHIMNTISHCIEKMDIKREKMEMLKNKNYKDRLIREEQDREYQEALRKDRLKEEEKKKKENEKLIKIQEKNKIKNERKEKTKKFPLSISPNDKITKICIRLPNGLRIQNNFGLSNTLQDIYDWAECSEFLQPQNKKVTIPYKFQLICSLTKWNIQKTNEQIKNFDLYPNAIFNMKSLDSSDEE from the exons atgaatgaatttataaaattatttatgGATATGACAAAAGAAGATAATGAAAAGAAGGCTGCTACATTTTTGGAGTTATATAACTGGAATGTTGaa GAAGCAATAAGTGGTTATTTTAAAGCTACAAACAAGAAGAAATCAACAGAA gATGTGAGCACTTCCaataaaaagaatgaaAACAGTGAAGTAAATGaccaaaaaaataatataactaataaacatattaatGACGACGCAGGAGGAAATGAAAATACTGAAAAGaataatgaagataatgaagataatgaagataataaagataatgAAGATAATGAAGATAGTGAAGATAATGAAGATAGTGAAGATAATGAAGATAGTGAAGATAATGAAGATAGTGAAGATAATGAAGATAGTgaagataataaagatagtgaagataataaagataataaagatatatcAGATTTTTCAAGTATATCATCAAGTAAAGATAATATTGAAGAAGGGAATACACTGAACGGTtatgaaataaatgaagaagaacATGTAGGTAGAGcaaattttttatatcttttaaacCATATAGGAAAAACCATTTTTCctatttttaaaaatttgtataatattatgtctacattttttaaaatattaagtacatatataatatcatcTACAACAATGGCGACATCGGCACCAACAACTTCATCACCATCTACTTCATCATCATCTACATCGACATCACCTTCATCGTTGGAACCATGTAGTTCTTCAAATGATAATGGATTTACAAGATATTATGAAAACAAATATAGTAAAATACATACAAATTTCTTTAGAGGTTCTTTAAAAGAAGCTATTAATAAGTCCAAGAgagaagaaaaattattactcgtttatttacatattgAATATGATGATGTTTCATATTTTTGTGAACAtgtatttaataatttagaAATGAAGAGTTTTGTTGATGAGAattgtattttatatgcACATGATATATCTAAAGGAGATATTAAAGAGTTAAGTAATACATTAAACGTTTTTATGTTACCACAGATTAGTATTATATTAACTTGCTATGTTACAGATATGATGGAATTGTCAATAATTTATGGGAAACCATCCATCAATCATATTATGAATACTATATCTCATTGTATAGAAAAAATGGATAttaaaagagaaaaaatggaaatgttaaaaaataaaaattataaagataGATTAATTAGAGAAGAACAAGATAGAGAATATCAAGAAGCTTTAAGAAAAGATAGattaaaagaagaagagaaaaaaaaaaaagaaaatgaaaaattaattaaaatacaagaaaaaaataaaataaaaaatgaaagaaaagaaaaaacaaagaAATTTCCTTTATCTATATCACcaaatgataaaattacaaaaattTGTATTAGACTACCTAATGGTTTAAgaatacaaaataatttcGGTCTATCAAATACTTTACaagatatatatgattGGGCTGAATGCTCTGAATTTTTACAACCACAGAATAAAAAAGTTACCATTCCTTATAAATTTCAATTAATATGTTCCCTTACAAAGTGGAATATACAAAAAACTAATGAGCAAATCAAAAATTTTGATTTGTATCCTAATGctatttttaatatgaaGTCTTTAGATTCATCTGACGAGgagtaa